The following are from one region of the Pleurodeles waltl isolate 20211129_DDA chromosome 4_1, aPleWal1.hap1.20221129, whole genome shotgun sequence genome:
- the NOPCHAP1 gene encoding NOP protein chaperone 1, giving the protein MQQVGGNGVLSCPDQGATAVCRTSRELLCVGGGDIQNKLLINSKLIKKNASSPIAAVPRSSLLGRVQDFLPKMAQANQKLQNEMATAPVNHFDIENIDDASADIIEMNVAVVELSGSEDSDAEEESSSEETGSESEDDWAIGEVTVDNIKLPKPSEKKGKIEILDSKNK; this is encoded by the exons ATGCAACAAGTCGGTGGTAATGGGGTCCTCTCTTGTCCGGACCAGGGCGCCACTGCAGTCTGCAGGACGTCCAGGGAGCTACTGTGTGTTGGCGGAGGAG ATATTCAAAACAAGCTACTAATTAATTCAAAACTCATCAAGAAAAATGCAAGTTCACCAATCGCTGCAGTACCTAGGAGCAGTC TATTGGGCAGAGTGCAAGACTTCCTACCGAAGATGGCCCAAGCAAACCAGAAGCTCCAAAACGAAATGGCAACAGCACCTGTGAACCATTTTGATATAGAAAACATAGATGATGCGTCTGCAGACATAATTGAGATG AATGTCGCTGTAGTGGAATTAAGTGGTTCAGAGGACAGTGACGCAGAGGAGGAATCTAGTTCTGAAGAAACGGGGTCAGAATCTGAAGATGATTGGGCCATTGGGGAAGTGACAGTGGACAATATCAAACTACCAAAACcaagtgaaaagaaaggaaaaatcgaAATCCTGGATAGTAAAAATAAATGA